ATAGTATTATCGTTCTCCATGTAAACACAAATACCAAAAATGCCGATCTAATTTCAATTCCCCGTGATCTTTGGGTTCCAGGAAATCAAAAAATAAATTCTGTTGGAGCAATTTCTGGATTTGCCAATGTCGGCGCTGCAACCACAAATGTCACAGGTTTACCAATCAATTATTATGTTGCAATAGATTTTGACGAGTATTCAAAATTAGTCGATAATTTAGGAGGAATTACAATTATCATGCCAAACACTCTTGATGATCCATATTACCCAATAATAGGCCAAGAAAATAACACCTGCGGTTTTACTGACGCACAGATTTTTGATCTAAAAAATAAATATGGCCAAAGCGGATTTGATTTAGAAAAACAATTTACCTGCCGCTATGAACATCTCCAGTATCAGCAAGGTCAAAAATATAATATAGATGGTGCAACTGCTTTAAAAATTGCCAGAAGCCGCCACGGAGATTCTGATTTTGCAAGAAGTTTAAGGCAATTTGCAGAGCTTCAAGGTATTATGCAAAAGCTCATATCGCTTCGCTCGTTAAACAAATTAGATAACACAGTAAGTACTTTATTTAGTATGGTCAAAACTGATTTAGATCTTGGGACAATTAAAAGTTTAAGTGAAGTTTTCGGAGATCCAGGATTATACAAAATCAATCAAATTCAATTAACAAGTGATAATGTTTTACAAAATAGTACAAGTAGTGACGGAGAATTTATTTTAGTTCCAAAGGCAGGCAATCAGGATTTTACACAGGTTAAAAATTATATAAATCAAAATCTTTGATTACAAAATATAAATATCCTGTCGATATTCGCTCTCGCCCACTTTTTCTCCCTCACCGTTATAAACTCTCTCTAAATCTCGGCAGGCAAAACATCCTCCCTTTGGGCATTTGAAAAGCTCAATTTGTCTTGCAAGTTTTATTCTTTTTGCAACTTCATAAACTCTGGTTTTTGCATCAATTTCATTTGGAATTTCCATTTCCACAATATCTTTTGGATTTTGATGATCCAAATACCAATAGCTTATTTTTTCAACTTTTCTTTTTTGTAAATTTTTTGCAAGTAAATAATAAATTGGAAGTTGCAGCGAATCTTCGTCTTCTTCGTTTTTTCCCGTTTTAAAATCTAAAATATTTATAGCGTCCGTTTCTTCTAAATATTCAATCCAGTCAATTTTGCCGCACAAAATAATATTTTCTTCTTCTGATAGAAAGTAATACGGAAGCCCTCCGTCTGCTCGTATTTTAATTGCCTTATGAGAAAGCGGTCCTGGATTATCAATAATCACTTGAAGCATTGCTCTTCCTCTTTCTTTATATTCTTTTTCTTTTTCTAAATCCCTAAAGCCTCCAAGTTTCCCGGATACTTTTTTCCAAGCTTCATCGTATTTTTCAAAAATTTTTGCATTAAATCTCTCTTCAACTGGTAAAAAAGATAGAGATTCAATTACTTCATGCACAGATTGCCCCAAAGCAAGAGGAGGAGTCATAATTGTGATTTTATGTCCAGTTTTTTTATCTTTATAAACATTACGAAGATAATAAAGTCTCGGGCATTTTAAAAAATCAGCTATTGAAGAATGAGAAACCCAAACTGCTTTATATTTATCAGGCATATTAGTAAATTATAATATATCACTAGTTTCGAGTATTTCGAATATGACTACATTCATTTGAAGCAAAAGCCATATTGTCACAAGCTTGCGGTCTGTCTGGATCGTTTTTTCCCAGGCAATAAAGACCTTTATTTTTTGGACACATTTTATTTATATGCATTAATATTTTATCTCCAGAAATACAATAAAAAACACCTCGTTTTGATTCAGCACCAAGATCCCAATATTCAATTTGAGTCATTTCTCCAAAAAATTTCTTAAGATTTGGTAGTTTTTGCAAGGGGATATTTTGAAACCACATATCATGGCAGCATGCGGCTTGGCAGCCACTTTCAATACAAGGATTACTTATTTCTGTCATGCTTATATTATATACCTATAGTACAATTATATTTTGAAGTTCACTTATTTCCCCCATCGCCATCTTGCCGGTTCGCCTTTCGCTCGGCAAATACAAATTAAAATAAAGGCAATTATTGGCACACCAATTGCAATATCTAGTCCTCTTCCCTTTACAGCAATCAAAAAAATTGCGGCAGCTGCAGTTATAACAACAACCCATCCCTGCCAGGTAATAGGAAACCATCCATAACCATAATATTTTGCCCTAAACCATAAATCTTTTTTCTTTTTTACCATTTATATTTTATCTTTTAATTCAATAGCTCTCTCCAAAATTCTTTCTCCTACCTTTCCCCACTTTACATAATTCAAGAAATCCTCAGAATTTATAATTTCTATACCAGTAACGTTTCCACCCGGATCTTTAACAAAGTCACCATAAGGTTTTACCTTACATATATATCTTAGCTGATAAAAGTCATTAGAACCATCGCCTGGAATATACTGAAAACCAATAGGCAAATAATTAATTAATTCCATATTTGATTCTTCTAAAATTTCCCTTCTCAGTGTCTCCTCTGGCTTTTCTCCCTTTTCCCTAGTGCCTCCAATCAAACTCCAGTGATCTTTATAAACACCAAGTACAATTTTATTCTGATAAAAACAAACTCCATAACATTGTCTTATTTTTTCAAGTGGAATATCGCTAAATGAATCAATATCTTTGTAAGTAAAATTTATATCTTTGTTATTCCATTTAAAACTACCGTTTATTTTCATTTATTCTGTCGTTTTGCCATCAAATTTTTCGTCATCTGCCTCTGCTTCTTCTTTTGTTTTATGTATAACTCCATCTCTGTGATGAGCTGGAGAATAAATGGTGTACATTTTTAAATATTCTCCAGATGACACATTGATCACATTATGATTTGCTCCGGCCGGAACAATAACAACATCCCCTCCATTTACATCATACTCATTTCCATCAATAATTACCTTTCCCTGTCCGCTTTCAAAACGGAAAAACTGGTCATTATCAGGATGGATTTCCATACCAATTTCTTCAGAAGGTTTTAATGTCATCAAAACTAACTGCGAATGTTTTGAAGTATAAAGAACTTGTCTAAAATATTCATTTTTAGAAACCAGCTCTTCAATATTTGCTTTGTATCCTTTCATAACTAAATCCTAGTTCTCTCCAGTGTCAATTGCAAGTGTTTCAATTTCAGGAAGAGATTTTCCAATTATTCCCTGCAAATCTCCATACATTCCATGAGTATGATCAACTGATTTTCTGATTTATTTCTTCAAATTTTGCTGTCATTGTAGGATTACCACGCGTTAATTTC
The Patescibacteria group bacterium genome window above contains:
- a CDS encoding cupin domain-containing protein — its product is MKGYKANIEELVSKNEYFRQVLYTSKHSQLVLMTLKPSEEIGMEIHPDNDQFFRFESGQGKVIIDGNEYDVNGGDVVIVPAGANHNVINVSSGEYLKMYTIYSPAHHRDGVIHKTKEEAEADDEKFDGKTTE
- a CDS encoding LCP family protein — translated: MLQKYLNKKWFLAIILICSFLSGILISATGFAVYHVIVTSSAYNHPSTVNSFAKATPAPINQNNPEKGIYNALLLGYGGGNHEGTDLTDSIIVLHVNTNTKNADLISIPRDLWVPGNQKINSVGAISGFANVGAATTNVTGLPINYYVAIDFDEYSKLVDNLGGITIIMPNTLDDPYYPIIGQENNTCGFTDAQIFDLKNKYGQSGFDLEKQFTCRYEHLQYQQGQKYNIDGATALKIARSRHGDSDFARSLRQFAELQGIMQKLISLRSLNKLDNTVSTLFSMVKTDLDLGTIKSLSEVFGDPGLYKINQIQLTSDNVLQNSTSSDGEFILVPKAGNQDFTQVKNYINQNL
- a CDS encoding NUDIX hydrolase is translated as MKINGSFKWNNKDINFTYKDIDSFSDIPLEKIRQCYGVCFYQNKIVLGVYKDHWSLIGGTREKGEKPEETLRREILEESNMELINYLPIGFQYIPGDGSNDFYQLRYICKVKPYGDFVKDPGGNVTGIEIINSEDFLNYVKWGKVGERILERAIELKDKI
- a CDS encoding PD-(D/E)XK nuclease family protein; this translates as MPDKYKAVWVSHSSIADFLKCPRLYYLRNVYKDKKTGHKITIMTPPLALGQSVHEVIESLSFLPVEERFNAKIFEKYDEAWKKVSGKLGGFRDLEKEKEYKERGRAMLQVIIDNPGPLSHKAIKIRADGGLPYYFLSEEENIILCGKIDWIEYLEETDAINILDFKTGKNEEDEDSLQLPIYYLLAKNLQKRKVEKISYWYLDHQNPKDIVEMEIPNEIDAKTRVYEVAKRIKLARQIELFKCPKGGCFACRDLERVYNGEGEKVGESEYRQDIYIL